The stretch of DNA cggttactccaccgacaagagcgcagctcttaaatagagagagagagagagtgggtcgatagcgataagcgctgaatgagggaaatcgtcgaaaaCTGTAACTCTCCACCACGCACTAGTTCGTATCGGACGCCGAGCatgatttacctcacctcctccgggtattactttagtctaaatttatttatttataagacgaGCACAACAGTTAACAATCATAATAGAGGATAACATCTAATAGTCTATAAGGTATTATACCAGATTGTAAATCCAGTAAAGTGTCGTACATCATGATCGACCTTAACAACTGTGATAGCcaaaagaaaaagacaaaaaataaaaaattagagGAAAATTGTTAACAATGTGGCACAGATAAATATtgattaggtataataatatgttagtaatgaacaatgataatgatgattatgtaagtaataatttacttaattacattTACAAAGGAGCGTTTGAAAGCCCAGTGATTGGCATTGAAAATGTCAATGATTCTTAATGAGATCATTATATAGTCGACACATTCCAGTGAGATGATTGTAGTAAGatgtattatttttgtagacTTCTAATAAGAATGtctttatacatataataaatgtattatttttgtagacTTCTAATAAGAATgtctttatacatataaaaataaaaatggccgtaagccgttaaaAGGGTAAGGGAGCGCACGTGGACTGTCTGTTCCACTCACTCTTACGTGTTAGTCGTTACACGGTAAGAATTAGAATATTGTAGGGTAGGAGATCGATGAGCAGCttggtggcgcaacggtaaacgcgctcggtctgcgattgttgaggttaagcaactttcgcaaaggccggtcataggatgggtgaccacaataaaagtagttttcatctcgagctcctccatgcttcggaaggcacgttaagccgttggtcccggctgcattagcagccgttaataaccatcaatccgcactgggcccgcgtgatggtttaaggcaggatctccctatccatccatggggaaggcccgtggtccagcagtggggacgttaatgggctgatgatgatgagggtaGGAGATAGTGTCCAGTGTGTGATTGTGGGTAAACTCACTTGGTGTATATGCTGCGCGACTATGCAGGCGGTGTGCAGCGCGTTACGCACGCTCTCGGGCCAGCCGCACGACTCCAACTTAGATATCCATTTGTCGCTCGATATCTCTTTATCATTACACGCTGAAAGAACATaaaaatcataacataaacagcctatatacgtcccactgcgaaTTCTGGGTTTCTATGTTTGTATTGTAACCTTTTGTTTTATTCGCTTATGTCTATGACTGTTGTAATTAACTTACCTTCAATGAGTTTAGAAAAACTATCTAATAGTTGTTGCTGGTTGTCTACATCATCCATAGATCTGTTGTAAATTCTCCACTGGGAATAGTTAGAATTACTTTCCGTGCCGCCACctgaaacacattttttttattttatttcggtaactacagccttttttacaaaatgaatgcttctaaatacaaacaaatgccaataaAAACCTACCATACAAGATcaggactatatcccaattggggcacatccattgcaagatgaactatgatCTTTCTtcgcgagttttttttttatagaggaCGCATTGTTGAAGAGGGGTCTGAGTAATAGAGCTATTAGGCGTCAGGGTTTCTTGCTTTGTATTGATACCTATGGCAAACCCGCGATTGGGGATTCTATGGCAACGCTCCGAGCCATTAGATTAGTATGCAGTCTTAttcaaatacatacaaaaatatgcTTTCTAATGCCCTCCTCAAGTTTTGTTACCTTTGTTCTGGTGCTGAGAGATGGCGCTAGAGCCGCGCAAGTCGTAGATGACTCCCTTCATCCCGACACTGACCACCGCGTTGAGCAGCGCCTCGTCTGCGCGGCAACGTCGGTGTTTCGGACCGTATAGAGGTTGTCCGGCCCGAAGTAATACTGCCTACAAATTACGTGTAAtaagagaaaaataataatcagcAAAGTCTGGACGGTTACTTAGTGCGCGCGGTGCGATGACTAATGCCGCGGGTATGACCAATTGCTACGGTTTCGCAACCATATACGCATTTATTAGATGAAACCCGCGGCACGCCGCGCGCGATTGCGCAATCCATGCAAACCATCCAGGCAACTTTAATATTtggttgatattttttttgagacTAGGCACATGATGACAGATAAGAAGAAGCATCACAGATTTCCTGAAAAAAAATTTGAGTAAAAGCCAGTCTACCACTGTGCTTGTAATCTATAAACACAAGTGATAAAAGcctcaaaaaatcaaaaatagaGATCTGTATTCAAATCCGTATTCAAATGTTATCATTGTCTTACCCCATTATTATGCCTATAAGAGAGCACAGGGAACCTGCCTCCCTGTCGGAAGGACGCGGCAGTGGCCAGCGTTTCATCGTCAATGTTCTTAGGAACCACAACCGACTTGGGGTAGGCTGGACAGATTGTGTAATTCTGATTGACGCGGGATATGCGCCATTCTTCTGTTGCTAGCACCTTAGTGAATTCCCCTTCAACACTGAAAGTTGATGAAATAAGATATTTGACGTATTTATCTTAGGACTCCAGAATTTAACATGCTTTTAAGGATTTTTGCTCTGCACCATAACAGTACATATATCTTGTGGCATAAGGAAACATATTCCATTTCTCTAAGAACAACATATTCATATGCATAGAATTAATACTCCAGCTATTTATTTGAAAGGCACTTTACTTAAATTagcaattcaattcttgataaTTATTCACAAAATTGtctttgtaatttttatgttttagaatAAATTACACATTTATTACATTATCTAAACATTAAGttgtaaaataaagtattatcaccccatttttttctatattatacTCCTATAATTAGAATTAATATCaaccttttatttatatcacatTATTTATGAGCACCACtatcaaaaacataataaaagatACCTGTATAATGTATAGCCATTCTCCATTATAGGGTTCATATGTCGATAAAAGAATGGATAGAACAAACTGGGGTTCTGCAGGCCAGCGAGGTTCTCCAACGTCTGTGCAACCTGATGTAGCTCTGTGGAGGATGCAATGTCCAGCTGGAAGATCCTCAAGTCCTTGCATTTCAGGAACAGGGAGCCTCCCTGAGTGATGCTACTGCTTGGTTTGttctcttttttttctatacAGTCTATGTTTTTGTGTAACAGCTGAAAAAGTACAAATTTTCAAGTAATTTACAGCACATCAAACTTATCAGAATTGCTTTACATTAAATCTTATTCTATGAATTTTTCCTGTTGTTATTAGTGATAGAAGATAGACAAAAAGCAAGCTTAAACATAGAAGTACCCAGTCAGCAATCAAATCCGGGATGCTTTGCACAACATACAGGCTCTTTACCAGCTGCAAATCAAAACTTGCCATATAAGCATTTGTTTCCAAGATTAAAGAGTGATGCCGCAACATAATCTGTAATGCTTTCAATGAAAAAAGTAGGTGGTAGTTGCGTGCTTATTACAATCAGCTGATTGTTTAGCATTATGATGTTTACTTCATACCATTTtagaataaatagaaaaattagGTAAGGTTTTCTAACATATTAGACAGATTGCCCCTTACCCATAACTCCCGCACTCCTTCCTTCCTAGAGCTCAAAATAAGATGATGTCCAGTTATGCACACTGTCCCATCTATGTTCTCTTGATGCGGATATTTGAGGATAACCCCgtctaacttatttattaatataagctCAATAAATTCCATGTTTTGCAAAATATGTACAAGAAAacaaattgtttataaaataaataaatttataaaaccATTTTCCTGCAGCACACacagctgttatttttttttaattaattgacaACTACTAGGGAGGCGAAACTACTTGTTGAGTTGTTACATATAGAGTCGATCATTAAACTTTTTACGAAAACTTgtcaaaaaaatctataaagaaTGCTAGGCTGATACGCTGagaatttgtaaaattaaaaaaatgttaatattgttttttttattttgaatgtaactcaaagaccttgtatagaattctatacaaggtctttgatgTAACTCGTTATAACTCGTTGAATCGATCTGGTTCGATATGATACTATTCGATAGAAATACCATTGGTCCTTGATTCGATACTATTCGTTCGGTCCTTGGTTCGCACATCTCTATAGATTTGTGCATTTGCGCTTGATTTGCGCGAACTTCACTTCTTGCTCACTTCATGCTACACTTTGTTATTGAGAAATGAAATAGCGTCATTTAAGGAAGCATGTCAGAAAGAGAGAGATTAATCAGTTTTACGTAAGTGAAAGTGAGATACGATTAGTTAAAAGAACGAGATAGAGCTAATAACGAACCACAATGTAGCTCCATCTGTGCGACGGCTGACCAACCAAACTCGAGATATGATACGTGCGATGGCGATGTGTGAATTCTATCGTTTTATGATATTTTCTGAgtttcaataataattacgGGTAAATATAACAGATGTGAATGGTTAACAAACTAGCAGTAGTGTCTGTATGCGAAATAATCACTGGGCGAAGAGGGGTTTGTGTTCCTGAGCGTATTTAGATTGACAACGCGAGGTAAGTCCGTGGTTGTATTTGTACGACTGTATGTATTGaaagtaggtacatacgtaGCTGGTTGGGTGGCTGAGCTTGGGTAATGACCGGTTCCCTCAATATTCAGACGTCTATTGTTAGGTTGTCGCATATTTCCACTGTTATAACCAATACTGTTGATCAGCAAAGGTCAGGCTAAAAATACCAAGTGGTTTCTTTAACAGGTGATGGACGATAACTCAGAGGCGCACATGGACACCGGCGTGTCGTCCACTACTGAGGACATCCAGGAGGTGCAGGAAGTAACCGGCTCGCATCGCAATGTCGAGACCGTCATCACGGTGGAGTCCGTCAAGGAAGAAGACATGAATCCTAACAGAAACAGGCCAGTATATGAAGCCAAAAGTACTGACAAGGGTGTCTCCAACCAACCTGTGCCTAATACCTCACATCCAGAGGTCACAATCAGAAGGATAACTATAAAATCTCCGCTTAAAGATGTAAAGATAACAAAGACCATTCAAAAGTCTCCTCTAAAGTCTGAGGACATTCAGACTCCACCTGTAAAGGTTGCAAGTAAAGATGCATCATCAAATAAAACTTCACAACCTGTTACTGAGAAACCCGAGAATCCTGTGGATTCTACAAGCAAAACAGAAACTGACAAATCCCCAAGCAAgcacagtgataaaaatactcAAAATAATTCTGTTAATAGTTCTGAAGTACAAAAACTTGTGCAGAACTCTCCAATTAAAGATCCTCAGTTACAGGAATCTACATTAACAAAGAAAACTGAAGCTAAACAATCTCCAGTAAAAGATCAACAGGTTCCCCCTAAGGAGCAGGTTGCCAATGTGATTGTGCTCAAGGAACAACCAACTAAATCCTCTTCTGTGAAGGAACAAGTTGCTAAGACCTCACCTTCCAAGGAGCAGCCAAGTAAATCCATTCCAGTAAAAGAATCTCCATCGAAAACAAATTTACCTAAAGAGCTACCAAATAAGACAATTACAATCAAGGAACTACCATCGAAAGTCACTCCAGCTAAAGAAATTCTGACTAAACCCACTGTAATCAAGGAGCAGATGGTTAAAACACCGACTACTAAAGAATCACCACCTAAAATACAAAGTACACCATTAGATGCAGAAAAACCCATAGATAATAGCATTAAAATGGAGGACACTCTTTTACAAGGCAACAAAAGTAAAACAATCTCCTTAATTGAAGAAGCTTCAAATGACTCACAAGTAGAAACTAGTTCTGATGTATCTGAGAAGGAACACAAGAACATCAGTAGAGAATTGAGGTCTCTCATCAACTCTGCTAAAGAATCTAAAATTATCAGTGAGTGTACACAGCTTACAAGTAAGACTAGGAAGTCTAGGACCCCATTAGACACTTCTAACACAAGTTTAAATGCATCTGTAGAAGCTGATAAAATACAGGGAGTAAGACGAGGTAGTGACAACTCCCAGAAAAGTAACAGCAGTGAAAAATCTGACAAGACTGTGGCGAAGAGGTCTATGCGGTCCCAGAACCCGGAGTTTGTGTCTAAAGTGAAGAGTTTCCTGAATTCTGTCTCTGGTAAAGTACAAAAGGTGGAAAATCAGAC from Pectinophora gossypiella chromosome 3, ilPecGoss1.1, whole genome shotgun sequence encodes:
- the LOC126381726 gene encoding myotubularin-related protein 9; translated protein: MEFIELILINKLDGVILKYPHQENIDGTVCITGHHLILSSRKEGVRELWLLHKNIDCIEKKENKPSSSITQGGSLFLKCKDLRIFQLDIASSTELHQVAQTLENLAGLQNPSLFYPFFYRHMNPIMENGYTLYSVEGEFTKVLATEEWRISRVNQNYTICPAYPKSVVVPKNIDDETLATAASFRQGGRFPVLSYRHNNGAVLLRAGQPLYGPKHRRCRADEALLNAVVSVGMKGVIYDLRGSSAISQHQNKGGGTESNSNYSQWRIYNRSMDDVDNQQQLLDSFSKLIEACNDKEISSDKWISKLESCGWPESVRNALHTACIVAQHIHQKAEPVLIHGSRGEDATLLVCSLVQIILNPDCRTIRGLQALIEREWLQAGHPFGTRHRCGVYGAPQPRAAPTFPLFLDCARQFLEQFPCSFEYRQSFLVTLFEHSYASQFGTFLCDSEQERESRGVYTQTTSLWSWVNQPDELSGYINPLYEPTPTVIWPSVAPMSFVIWEELYLRWQIEQRTEQREEQYKAIRTREQQLRAQAQQLRRELYEIAHQYYGPDVKDTLCDK